In a single window of the Deltaproteobacteria bacterium genome:
- a CDS encoding tetratricopeptide repeat protein gives MWWHLAAGRMILDGQFPITNTLSHTFPEYPWRFTQWLFGALIALAENLGGFLAVQFIVCGFAAGTFLLVMTTIRRDVPQAKWFLVLPLVAIGVLSARSRFDPRGDLASLLGLAAVHYLWVIRPKRLPLCLFLTACVWSNLHSGVIFGVLGIALFGCAAIFERDRESIRDALSGGIAFFVGSLVNPFLHYNYLYILENFEIARRFPFPIAELQHPSWRNPAFAAFAVLVLLGLLPALVRRRHRDVLLIAGFGAMGLSAKRFVAYLAVLALPGVVKSFHDYRDWTAARYDVKFLSALLYAPILATAFYIGFLEFRSNPAGLGADLRKYPARTSEFLLSKGFTGRMYNSFNQGGFLAWRLYPNQRVFIDGRGNAYPWDHFTKYAGFSPHSVAVDVLDTYNVDYAIVERNPGSADGGPVFAALGWKLVHIEGAAYLFVRPGSPDAMRSRAEVFHTFFPWENQESLLRSARANPGAMHAELLRIDPRSVLSDGDFNRLGFCAYSAGDPSLSLEFFSAGLSRHPANASLRLNLAFVLESSGRIEEAAKQYRQIVDKDTTSFPAKEARRRLEAIGGTPLPRTGPAR, from the coding sequence AACCTCGGAGGTTTCCTCGCTGTTCAATTCATCGTATGCGGGTTTGCCGCAGGCACGTTCCTGCTGGTGATGACAACCATCCGTCGCGATGTCCCCCAGGCAAAATGGTTCCTCGTTCTTCCGCTGGTCGCAATCGGCGTGCTGTCCGCCCGCTCGCGTTTCGATCCTCGGGGGGATCTTGCCTCTCTCCTCGGCCTGGCCGCGGTCCATTACCTCTGGGTCATTCGCCCCAAGCGACTTCCCCTGTGCCTTTTCCTTACGGCATGCGTCTGGTCGAACCTTCACTCGGGAGTCATTTTCGGTGTGCTCGGAATTGCCTTGTTCGGATGCGCCGCCATATTCGAACGGGATCGCGAATCGATCCGCGATGCGCTGTCAGGCGGTATCGCGTTCTTTGTGGGCTCTCTTGTGAACCCCTTCCTCCACTACAATTACCTGTACATCCTTGAAAACTTCGAGATCGCGCGTCGTTTCCCGTTCCCAATAGCCGAACTGCAACACCCATCCTGGAGGAATCCCGCGTTTGCCGCCTTTGCGGTCCTCGTCCTGTTGGGGCTGCTCCCTGCGCTGGTGCGCCGGAGACACCGCGATGTCCTGTTGATCGCGGGATTCGGGGCGATGGGACTGAGTGCCAAACGATTCGTCGCATACCTTGCCGTACTCGCCCTTCCGGGGGTTGTGAAATCATTTCACGACTACCGCGACTGGACGGCCGCGAGGTACGACGTCAAGTTCCTCTCCGCCCTTCTTTACGCGCCCATTCTGGCAACCGCGTTCTACATCGGGTTCCTGGAATTCCGCTCCAATCCCGCAGGTCTTGGAGCGGACCTTCGAAAGTATCCGGCAAGGACATCCGAGTTCCTACTGTCGAAAGGATTCACAGGTCGTATGTACAACTCGTTCAATCAAGGGGGATTCCTCGCCTGGAGATTGTATCCGAACCAGCGGGTATTCATCGACGGAAGGGGCAATGCCTACCCTTGGGATCATTTCACGAAATACGCGGGGTTTTCCCCCCATTCGGTCGCAGTCGATGTACTCGATACGTACAACGTGGACTACGCGATCGTGGAGCGGAACCCCGGCTCCGCCGATGGCGGACCCGTCTTCGCGGCCCTGGGGTGGAAGTTGGTCCATATCGAGGGAGCCGCATACCTCTTCGTCCGTCCCGGCTCGCCGGACGCGATGCGTTCGCGTGCGGAGGTGTTCCACACGTTCTTCCCCTGGGAGAATCAAGAGTCGCTGCTTCGGTCCGCGCGCGCGAATCCCGGTGCGATGCATGCCGAGCTGCTGCGGATCGATCCCCGTTCCGTCCTGTCCGACGGAGACTTCAACCGTCTCGGGTTCTGTGCCTATTCCGCCGGGGACCCCTCGCTTTCGCTCGAATTCTTTTCGGCGGGGCTTTCCCGCCATCCTGCGAACGCATCTCTTAGGCTGAACCTTGCCTTCGTGCTGGAATCCTCCGGCCGTATCGAGGAGGCGGCAAAGCAATACCGGCAGATCGTCGACAAGGATACGACCTCCTTTCCCGCCAAGGAAGCCAGACGGAGACTCGAGGCAATTGGGGGTACGCCATTGCCGCGAACGGGCCCCGCCCGATGA
- a CDS encoding glycosyltransferase — protein sequence MNIGGRPIEITVLMPCLNEANTLPVCIRKAMASLDEMGAAGEVLISDNGSTDGSREIAVSAGARVLEVAERGYGNALRSGIAAANGKFIIMADSDDSYELDRMGPFVEKLRDGYELVMGNRFRGGIRPGAMPFLHRYLGNPVLTAIGKIFFGCPSGDFHCGMRGFSRESALRMDLQSPGMEFASEMVIKATLLGMRITEVPTVLSPDGRGRKPHLRTWRDGWRHLRFMLLFSPNWLFVYPGAMFMLMGLILGVPLTRGPLQIGKVTFDVHTLLFSSASVVIGFQAVLFGVFARVFAVTQRLLPVSSLFARVAGLRTFEWGLFFGGAFFLCGLAGSVYSLRYWAISHFGDLDPRMTLRFVIPSVTAMILGLQTGLAGFFLSVLGLQNRLSPRREDA from the coding sequence ATGAACATCGGCGGAAGACCGATCGAAATCACGGTACTCATGCCGTGTCTGAATGAGGCGAATACCCTTCCCGTGTGCATCCGGAAGGCCATGGCCTCATTGGACGAGATGGGCGCTGCGGGCGAAGTGCTCATTTCCGACAACGGCAGTACCGATGGCTCCCGTGAAATCGCCGTATCGGCCGGAGCCCGGGTGCTGGAGGTTGCGGAACGAGGGTACGGCAACGCGCTTCGATCCGGAATCGCCGCGGCGAACGGGAAGTTCATCATCATGGCGGACTCCGACGACAGTTACGAACTGGACCGCATGGGACCGTTCGTGGAGAAACTCCGGGACGGGTATGAGCTGGTGATGGGCAACCGGTTCCGGGGAGGAATCCGTCCCGGGGCGATGCCGTTCCTTCATCGCTACCTCGGAAACCCCGTTCTCACCGCCATCGGGAAGATCTTTTTCGGGTGCCCGTCCGGGGATTTCCATTGCGGAATGCGGGGATTTTCCCGCGAATCGGCCTTGCGGATGGATCTCCAATCTCCCGGCATGGAGTTCGCCAGCGAGATGGTCATCAAGGCGACCCTTCTCGGTATGCGGATCACCGAGGTCCCGACCGTGTTGTCCCCGGATGGAAGGGGGCGCAAGCCCCACCTCCGCACATGGCGGGATGGCTGGCGCCACCTTCGGTTCATGCTGCTTTTCAGTCCGAATTGGTTATTCGTGTATCCGGGTGCGATGTTCATGCTCATGGGACTGATCCTGGGCGTCCCCCTTACTCGTGGTCCATTGCAGATCGGAAAGGTCACTTTCGACGTCCATACACTGCTATTTTCCTCCGCCTCCGTGGTGATCGGTTTCCAGGCCGTACTTTTCGGCGTGTTCGCACGGGTCTTCGCCGTTACCCAACGGCTGCTGCCGGTGTCGTCCCTGTTTGCGCGGGTTGCAGGCCTTCGAACGTTCGAGTGGGGCTTGTTCTTCGGAGGGGCGTTTTTTCTGTGCGGCCTTGCCGGCTCGGTCTACTCCCTGCGATATTGGGCAATATCGCACTTCGGCGACCTCGATCCCCGAATGACGCTTCGCTTCGTCATCCCTTCGGTGACGGCCATGATCCTCGGACTTCAAACGGGGCTTGCCGGATTTTTCCTGAGCGTGCTGGGGCTTCAGAATCGGCTTTCCCCCCGGAGAGAAGATGCTTGA
- a CDS encoding class I SAM-dependent methyltransferase: protein MLEAIRRAHGRWVMSRRTQVLANILGGVLPRHGRVLDVGAGDARIDALIMESRSGLTIEGVDVLVRPETCIPVSRYDGTTLPYADRSFDWVLFVDTLHHAGNPGALLAEGNRVARSGMVIKDHVCDGMLDHVLLGLMDWVGNRPHGVPIRYRYLDEATWREIFRGLGLCVEIWEGRIPLYPWPAGMVFNRSLHFITKVVKVQEGSSGFRRPTPASIDMKGSNG from the coding sequence ATGCTTGAAGCGATCCGGCGGGCCCACGGTCGCTGGGTAATGTCTCGCCGGACGCAAGTCCTTGCGAACATCCTCGGGGGAGTGCTTCCTCGTCACGGGCGGGTCCTCGACGTCGGAGCCGGGGACGCAAGGATCGATGCGCTGATCATGGAATCGCGATCCGGGCTGACCATCGAGGGAGTGGATGTTCTTGTCCGACCGGAGACCTGCATCCCCGTGTCCCGTTATGACGGCACGACTTTGCCGTACGCGGATCGCAGCTTCGATTGGGTCCTGTTCGTGGATACCCTGCACCATGCCGGGAACCCGGGCGCGCTGCTCGCGGAGGGAAACCGCGTCGCCCGGTCGGGCATGGTAATCAAGGATCATGTGTGCGACGGCATGCTGGACCACGTCCTGCTGGGTTTGATGGATTGGGTGGGGAACCGGCCGCACGGGGTCCCGATTCGCTATCGATATCTGGACGAGGCAACCTGGCGAGAAATCTTTCGGGGTCTTGGGCTCTGCGTGGAAATCTGGGAAGGGCGAATTCCACTGTATCCATGGCCGGCGGGGATGGTATTCAATCGATCGCTGCACTTCATCACGAAAGTCGTCAAGGTGCAGGAAGGATCGTCGGGTTTCCGACGACCTACCCCCGCCTCCATTGACATGAAGGGGTCCAATGGCTAA
- a CDS encoding MerR family transcriptional regulator, with the protein MRLNREDQQQIGELSRALGVTARTLRLYEQMGLIDPPQRTEGGIRYYTKDDIRRIKFVLKVKELGLTLKQMQELAEIYSETKVPDRIMPRLIELLDSHTEAIHRRIGKLSSLARDIAEYRKRIVDYYGAPRLLRRPAVVPPRSATPDPASPSSAQRPPVSTRTR; encoded by the coding sequence ATGCGACTGAACCGGGAAGACCAGCAGCAGATCGGGGAGCTCTCCCGCGCCCTCGGCGTAACGGCCCGTACCTTGCGGCTCTACGAGCAGATGGGGCTGATCGACCCGCCGCAGCGGACCGAGGGGGGGATCCGGTACTACACGAAGGACGACATCCGCCGGATCAAGTTCGTGCTGAAGGTGAAGGAGCTGGGACTCACGCTCAAGCAGATGCAGGAGCTGGCGGAAATCTACAGCGAGACGAAGGTCCCGGACAGGATCATGCCGCGGCTGATCGAACTGCTCGACTCCCACACGGAAGCGATCCACCGGAGGATCGGAAAGCTGTCGTCTCTCGCGCGGGACATCGCGGAGTACCGGAAGCGGATCGTCGACTATTACGGCGCCCCGCGACTATTACGGCGCCCCGCGGTAGTCCCTCCCCGCTCGGCTACCCCTGACCCAGCATCCCCTTCATCAGCCCAGCGTCCGCCGGTTTCGACCCGAACCAGATGA
- a CDS encoding chalcone isomerase family protein, giving the protein MRKLVIALSLLLLSSQAFALDVAGVNVAPAVSFGKKSLSLNGTGIRKRLFIKVYVGALYTERKASSREQLLADAGDKLVRMSFVYKKVEKEKIVEAFAEGLANNAPDVAGSPDAKAFLSWFTSDFVAGDTVDIALGADGTVSATHNGKALGTARNPSLARAVLLIWFGSKPADAGLMKGMLGQG; this is encoded by the coding sequence ATGAGGAAGCTCGTCATCGCGCTGTCGCTGCTGCTGCTGTCGTCGCAGGCGTTCGCGCTGGATGTCGCGGGGGTGAACGTCGCACCGGCCGTATCGTTCGGGAAGAAGTCCCTCTCCCTCAACGGGACGGGGATCCGGAAGCGGCTCTTCATCAAGGTGTACGTCGGCGCGCTCTACACGGAGCGGAAGGCGTCCTCGCGCGAGCAGCTCCTCGCGGATGCCGGCGACAAGCTCGTCCGGATGAGCTTCGTCTACAAGAAGGTCGAGAAGGAAAAGATCGTCGAGGCGTTCGCCGAGGGGCTCGCGAACAACGCGCCCGACGTCGCCGGGAGCCCCGACGCGAAAGCGTTCCTCTCCTGGTTCACCTCCGACTTCGTCGCCGGCGACACGGTGGACATCGCCCTCGGGGCCGACGGGACCGTGTCCGCGACCCACAACGGGAAAGCGCTGGGAACGGCGCGCAACCCTTCGCTTGCGCGGGCGGTGCTGCTCATCTGGTTCGGGTCGAAACCGGCGGACGCTGGGCTGATGAAGGGGATGCTGGGTCAGGGGTAG